The sequence GAAAAACTGTAatcttattatttttgttatcaTTTGGTAGAAATGCATTACTTTCTGCTACCCAACTGTAAGTAATGCTGATGTCTTGAAAACCAACCCAGGTTACAGTCCATGCCATGGCAGTCAAGTATGGTGGGAAGTTTATTGATTCTTTCCTCAAAGGTAGATGTTTAATGTTATGAATGCTGGTAAGCCTACAATTGCTTTCAGTACTGAAATTATTTTTCTCCAGTTTTTGATTTCCTGCAGACCTATTTTCGAGCCCACGACGACACTATAATCCAACTGGTGAGAGAGGATAAGCCAAGTTTCTGCTGGTCAGTTGTTGCTTTTGTTCCTTTTTGACCTATTTATTGGAATCTGATTCAATCAGGTTAAAGAACTTCAGAAGGCAACCAGAACAATACAAACCCTTTGTTCTGAGGCCAAGGTTAGTGTTGCATTCTATACACTTGGCTCAAGACCAGAATTTCCACAGTTCACTTAGATATCATTTTCTCTGTAGGGCTTAAAACAAACATCAATCACCACCAAAATTCCTGCTACTAAAAGGTCCTTGGAACGCTTCTTGTTTCAAGTCAAGTCTCTCCTTCATAACACATCAAACGGATGCTCTTTTTGGATGGGTATGTATGTCAGTCATATCTGAATTCAGTATGCTCTGTTTCGAGTTTCACTTTGTTTTTCTTAAACTTGAAGGCACCATACTAAACATAACTGATGCTGAAAAAGGCTAATGATATTACTGTTATGCTCACCACACATCTACTTTGGCAGGTAATCTAAAACACAAGGACTTGTCAGGTCAGGTGGTGAGCTCCCAATTATTtgcagatgaagaagatgataataATGAAGAAGACCCAGAGCATATGGAAGCTGATGTTGACAATCAAAGCAGCGAAGGGGATGGAGAAGCTGAATCAAGTGCATAGTTATGATCCCATTTGAAACATTCCAATTTGATAGCTTAAGCCCAAGCTGGTGACTTCCACCAGCTAGAATAAATTAATTAGGAGGAGCTTGATTAcctcttttgaaaaaaaaaaaaaaaaaagttgacacCTGCTTTGACACTTGCAGGACTGAAGAATGGATTTGCTGATTATTTTTGAGATGGAAGCATTAACAAACACAGGATCAAGATTCCAGAAAGTATCAATGTAAGTAGCCAAGTAGTGTATCATTAATAACCAGATGATTAAAAGGAGAAATTAAACCCAACTCCATTTCAGACAATCTTGATCAATCCTCTTTTCATCATTTTACAAGAAGGAAAAGTAAAATTCTTTGAGAAGGAACATTTGGAAGCATTACACAAAGCTCAAGAGTCCACAAAACATCGATACATGTAAGTAGGGTATTACTGATGATACACACCAAACCAAAAAGGGAATGAAACACCCAAGTTTGTTCAGATAACCTTGACATTGGTGGAAGTCGCAGCATCCACAGCATTTTTTGGATCGGGATTGGGGTTGGGATTGAGAGGAGCACGAAATGAGTTACTGGCATTCTCTTCATCAGGATCGTAATCTGGATTCAGAGATCGATCAATGGCTTCTCGTCCCCTTTCAAGGCAGGGCTTGCAGGCCATCTCGATCGTAATCCAGCCAAGAGCTAGTCCAACAATGGCGATCACTGCAGCGGTGATGGCAGCCattattctctctctgtctTCTGGTATTTATCAGATTATAGACTACCGATGGAGAGGCTGAACTGAATCGTGCTTCTGCTTACGAGAATCGTCACTCCCCTTCCtcgcttcttccttcttcttccttggaaaAAATGTTCAACCACATGGGCCTTGCTTGGTCGTCAGATTACATCGAAAGGGTTTTCCCAAGATGGACCTAGGTCGTCGGATCACATAAAATGGGCATCCAGGCTTCAGGGTGGACCTACTTGAGTCGTCAGATCATATCCAGAAGGGCATTTATTACGATACATGGGGTGGAGTCCGGTGGACTAGGTAGCTCGTCAGATCACGTGAGAATATCACATGAGAAGGCAATCCAAGGGCATTAATTACGATACATTGGGGTGGATGGGCATTTCTCCGTCCAGAAAGCGGAGGGGGGAATTGAGATCCTCTGTAGTGCACGACTGGTGTAGCAGAGATCTAACGATTAAAATGCCTTGAACTGTGTGCTTGTATTGCGTTATATGTCTGGTGAGCTATAGAGGATCTcaatttgggggtgggggggggggttcaccGCATGAAAGAGTTAATGGGGATTCAGATTTCCTAGAGCCATAATGAAGGATGAATCACTTCATTGGATTTGGATAGGAAAAtagtaaaggggatttgtatcTTCCTCTGGAAAGAGTCTAGTCAAATTCGATGGATGGGAGCATCTCAGCATCTGAACATGCACACCAAGAAGCTCCCAATCACAGGATGTGCATTGAGCTTTTTCTCACGAGGGAGAAGATTCAAATCCTAGTAAAAGGTATTTTGGACCTTCAACATATAAACAGAGTAACAATTACCTAGATTTTTTGTGAGTGAACCATTCTTCATCAATGGAAGCTTTCGCCCTCCATGATTAGAGTATTTTGTCTTCTTTACACTCTCACCCCTATTGTAGTGcagattttcttttaaataccaTCTCTATTTCAGAAATATTATCATTTACTCCTCTCTTGCTCCATGATTAAAAGAATCTTGGAAGTTGGTCTTTTAGGATTAAGGACTGGACATCTCTATGGTTCTAATAAAATTAATCCAGTATTGTTAAGGCtgaattctctctctttatttaccATTGCTATTACATGTTATTTCGTATGGTCCACACAAAATCATTGCATCAAGACGAGGAAACCCCCAAATCCTTGACACTTTTTCACTAATGTGTATATCTAGATTAGGGTCCTACCTTTTAATCTCCTttgtttcaatttaaaaaacgAATATCAAATTCATGATGATAGTAAACAAAAACTAATGTCAAATTCATCATGATAGTTTGTTATCCTAGATTGAATACTAAGGGCTTTTACCTAGTACATCATGCGTCATTGTTTGTAATGGGAGTTACTCCTCTAATTCGGGAGTAGCTGGTTGGGCAGCAATTATTTTTATGGATAAAATTGTGTATGtactttcaaccaaaaaaaaaatttgtgtatATACTGATTTAAAATTTGGAAATACAGGGAACGCACAACAATTAAAAGCAAGAGAGATGCTCAAAAGGGTTGTAGCAAGGCAAGTACTTAGGGCTTATTGGCTTTGCCATTTGGACTGACTATGATGGGCTAGTGAATCTTCTTCAGCAAACAAAGGATGAATGGCCTTGGGAGATATTCTCTGTTTTGTTCGATATAAGTGAGGTTTATAAACAGTTTGTCTCAATCTCTATGGTTAAACAGAATAGGGTGGTCTCAATAGAGCATCAGGTAGCAATGATAATATTAAGGATTTTGTAGGCAATGGTGTTCCGTTTTCTTTGCTTTAATAGTATTTCATTTTGgcttttttgggtagaatttcATTTGACACTTTTTAGCTGTAAATgaaagggaaaaatgaaattaagggCGAgggattaaataaaattaaaatgaaaatttgtgtaatctaaggatgtgaatttgaaatagaAACCATTTGTCGAATTTGAATCAAGCCATTTACACAGAAAttgcaaaaccatttagtaaatggttcgattctggtttcaagtttaagacctaTTCGTTAAATGGGTCGGGTtggttttaaccgtttaactgTTGGTTTTAAATCGAATTGACATTGTAAATATTAAATcgtttaaaccgtcaaaatcGATCCAATTAACTtgtataacgattaaatatttgattgttttaataaaacataatggtttgatTTAGGAAAGAATTATGGACCTTAGAGTCTCTCCAACAGTcttttcaataatttactcctattatgtagttatgtagttaaatccttgtttGTTCAATGTCTCATTTTATTTGACACAAGATTGAAGtgtttatcaataaaagcaaattttagtaagcatgcgaataaactagcaaaccgattatTAACCGTTTAgaaaaccgtatggaataaactacgatcaaaaccatttaaaaccgtgaaaccgacaaCATTTAAAAATTGTGGAACCGAAATCGTTTATTAAACGATTGCGGTTTCAGGAAGTGCAgttgtttagtaaatggtgcggttttggttttagctaAATCAATGTTAACCGAATCAAATCGCATTTTATacaccgaaatcgaaccgattaacacccttagtatTGGAAAAATTTTCAAGATTAGTTTTCAAACTTTGAGAAAAGATTCTTTGAACCATAGTGGAGGTGTGCTACtctcttcctcgtgtgaagtgATTCCACTGTCCTCTTATGTATGAAATCATTTTGTTCAATCTCATTGGTGTGCTCCTCTATGCTGTTTGTTAAGAAAACCTTATCCTTAAAATTTTACTTACTTTTGCAATCAACTTACTTGAATtttaagaataaataaaaaaatatatatttcttgGGAAAATTATAATACCATATTTATTAAGAAATTAAAGTACCATAACCATGATCATAAcaaattctatttattttttaaagtggTTTCGCTTCCCTCTTCTTGCAATCAGGAGCATTCAGATATTTATAGGTACCCACTAATATAtatggaaataatttttttttgtatccaAGGGAGGGTACTTTAGcaccttctctctctatctctccccTTGTCACCTAAAATGACCTCATTGTCCTCTCATGCATGAAACCATTCCATCACGATCCTCTATGTTGAACACTCTC is a genomic window of Macadamia integrifolia cultivar HAES 741 chromosome 13, SCU_Mint_v3, whole genome shotgun sequence containing:
- the LOC122059940 gene encoding uncharacterized protein LOC122059940 codes for the protein MAAITAAVIAIVGLALGWITIEMACKPCLERGREAIDRSLNPDYDPDEENASNSFRAPLNPNPNPDPKNAVDAATSTNVKVI